The proteins below come from a single Streptomyces tubercidicus genomic window:
- a CDS encoding HAD family hydrolase, producing the protein MSASAPAAGTPLPYKLIATDLDGTLLRSDETVSERTRAALAAATAAGAAHIVVTGRAVPWTRHILDALDYKGLAVCGQGGQVYHAGEHRLLTSVTLDRQLAGLALAKIEAEVGPLHLAASRDGLEGEVLVGPGYRVQEGPLPNVLLDDPGELWTAPLNKVYIQHPTLDDDALALAARQVAGDLVGVTVAGEGIVELLPLGLSKATGLSLAARRLGVTAKETIAFGDMPNDIPMFAWAAHGVAMANAHDELKAVADEFTASHEDDGVAVVLERLYSA; encoded by the coding sequence GTGAGCGCCTCCGCTCCGGCCGCGGGCACCCCGCTGCCGTACAAACTCATCGCCACCGACCTCGACGGGACGCTGCTGCGCTCCGACGAGACCGTCTCCGAGCGCACCCGCGCGGCGCTCGCCGCGGCCACCGCGGCGGGCGCGGCGCATATCGTCGTCACGGGCCGGGCCGTGCCCTGGACCCGGCACATCCTCGACGCCCTGGATTACAAGGGCCTCGCGGTATGCGGACAGGGCGGGCAGGTCTACCACGCCGGGGAGCACCGGCTGCTGACGTCGGTGACGCTCGACCGCCAGCTCGCCGGTCTCGCGCTGGCCAAGATCGAGGCCGAGGTGGGCCCGCTCCATCTGGCGGCGAGCCGGGACGGTCTGGAGGGCGAGGTGCTGGTCGGCCCCGGCTACCGCGTCCAGGAAGGCCCGCTGCCGAACGTCCTGCTGGACGACCCCGGCGAGCTGTGGACGGCCCCGCTCAACAAGGTCTACATCCAGCACCCGACCCTGGACGATGACGCGCTGGCGCTGGCCGCGCGTCAGGTCGCCGGGGATCTGGTGGGGGTGACGGTGGCCGGTGAGGGCATCGTCGAACTGCTGCCGCTGGGCCTGTCGAAGGCCACCGGACTGTCGCTGGCCGCCCGCCGGCTGGGCGTCACCGCCAAGGAGACCATCGCGTTCGGCGATATGCCCAACGACATCCCGATGTTCGCCTGGGCCGCGCACGGTGTCGCGATGGCCAACGCGCATGACGAACTGAAGGCCGTCGCGGACGAGTTCACCGCCTCCCACGAGGACGACGGGGTCGCGGTGGTGCTGGAGCGGCTCTACTCCGCCTGA
- the pheA gene encoding prephenate dehydratase → MSASRYTYLGPEGTFTEAALRTLPEAATRELSPMVSVPAALDAVRAGEAAAALVPIENSVEGGVTTTLDELASGGPLMIYREVLLPIAFALLVRPGTALGDVKTVTGHPVAQPQVRKWLAAQLPEAVWESAASNADGARLVQEGRYDGAFAGEFAAATYGLTPLVTDIHDAQNAATRFVLVGRPARPAAPTGADKTSVVLWLREDHPGALLELLQEYAVRGVNMMRIESRPTGEGIGRYCFSVDCEGHITDRRVSEVLMGLKRVCQEVRFLGSYPRADEVTASVRPEMTDAAFTDASDWLARCMDGRS, encoded by the coding sequence ATGTCGGCCAGCCGCTATACCTATCTGGGCCCCGAGGGCACGTTCACGGAGGCCGCGCTGCGCACCCTGCCCGAGGCGGCGACGCGTGAGCTGTCGCCGATGGTGTCGGTGCCCGCCGCCCTGGACGCGGTGCGGGCCGGTGAGGCCGCCGCGGCGCTGGTGCCGATCGAGAACTCCGTCGAGGGCGGGGTGACCACCACCCTCGACGAACTGGCCTCCGGCGGGCCGTTGATGATCTACCGCGAGGTGCTGCTGCCGATCGCCTTCGCGCTACTCGTGCGCCCCGGAACGGCGCTCGGCGATGTGAAGACGGTGACCGGGCACCCGGTCGCCCAGCCGCAGGTGCGCAAGTGGCTGGCGGCGCAACTCCCGGAAGCGGTATGGGAGTCGGCGGCCTCGAACGCCGACGGTGCCCGGCTGGTGCAGGAGGGCCGCTACGACGGCGCGTTCGCGGGGGAGTTCGCGGCGGCGACGTACGGCCTCACGCCGCTGGTCACCGACATCCATGACGCCCAGAACGCGGCCACCCGCTTCGTGCTGGTGGGCCGCCCGGCCCGGCCCGCCGCGCCCACCGGCGCGGACAAGACCTCGGTCGTGCTGTGGCTGCGCGAGGACCACCCGGGTGCGCTGCTCGAACTCCTTCAGGAGTACGCGGTGCGCGGGGTGAACATGATGCGCATCGAGTCCCGGCCGACCGGCGAGGGCATCGGCCGCTACTGCTTCTCCGTGGACTGCGAGGGCCACATCACCGACCGGCGGGTCAGCGAGGTGCTGATGGGCCTGAAGCGGGTCTGCCAGGAGGTGCGGTTCCTCGGCTCGTATCCCCGGGCGGACGAGGTGACGGCGAGCGTACGGCCGGAGATGACCGACGCGGCGTTCACCGATGCCTCGGACTGGCTGGCGCGCTGCATGGACGGGCGGAGCTGA
- a CDS encoding MFS transporter, translated as MRSTSGGGGSARRGGGGPAWKRGAGPGGRRGAGPGGKWWPLAAVALGNVLLLVDVTIVNSALPRIADGLGATLTSLQWVLDIYALALAALLMVAGSAADLLGRRRLYVAGLTLFALASLACGLAPDAGVLVAARAVQGAGAAAMFATTTPLLMAAYQGRDRGVAFGVWGGASGAAAAAGPVLGGLLTEYVDWRAIFLVNLPLTAVAVWITVRRVPESHGDLPRPRSSVGGSPLTLIDWPGAGCFTVCAGALTYGLMRGGERGWTESGTLAALGGAALALLVFLVVERRVRRPLLDLALLRRPSFAALLVAALLAQAAAFPYLTFVGLWVQNVLGLSPVRAGLAVTPMALMSLLVGAPGGRVLQRMAPQLPLGIGMLLVGAGVLLEYALLGGGAAQPPTGGADWTALLPGLAVSGLGIGAAMPVLVPSALRAVPPQRAGMASGAMNTFQQLGYALGIAVLGTVFADALHGVHPGASRTAIATAHVSGLTDILLISGTVATAAGLLVLAVVRRGADGDGAGDRPAAGAASAPAGSAPAGAGAPGGV; from the coding sequence ATGCGGAGCACATCCGGTGGCGGGGGATCGGCCAGGAGAGGGGGCGGGGGACCGGCCTGGAAACGGGGCGCGGGACCGGGCGGGAGACGGGGCGCGGGACCGGGCGGGAAGTGGTGGCCGCTGGCCGCCGTCGCCCTCGGCAATGTGCTGTTGCTGGTCGATGTGACGATCGTGAACTCCGCGCTGCCCCGGATAGCCGACGGCCTGGGCGCCACCCTCACCTCGCTCCAGTGGGTGCTGGACATCTATGCGCTGGCGCTGGCCGCGCTGCTGATGGTGGCGGGTTCGGCCGCGGACCTCCTGGGGCGGCGTCGGCTGTATGTGGCCGGGCTGACGCTGTTCGCGCTCGCCTCCCTGGCCTGCGGGCTGGCCCCGGACGCGGGCGTGCTGGTCGCGGCCCGCGCCGTGCAGGGGGCGGGCGCGGCGGCGATGTTCGCCACCACCACCCCGCTGCTGATGGCCGCGTATCAGGGCCGGGACCGGGGCGTGGCGTTCGGCGTCTGGGGCGGCGCCAGCGGTGCCGCGGCCGCGGCCGGCCCCGTACTGGGCGGCCTGCTCACCGAGTATGTGGACTGGCGGGCGATCTTCCTGGTCAATCTGCCGCTGACCGCCGTCGCGGTGTGGATCACGGTGCGCCGGGTGCCGGAGTCGCACGGCGACCTCCCCCGGCCGCGGAGTTCCGTCGGCGGCAGTCCCCTCACCCTCATCGACTGGCCGGGTGCCGGGTGCTTCACGGTCTGCGCGGGCGCGCTGACGTACGGGCTGATGCGGGGCGGCGAGCGGGGCTGGACGGAGTCCGGGACGCTCGCCGCACTCGGCGGCGCGGCGCTCGCACTGCTGGTGTTCCTCGTCGTCGAACGGCGGGTGCGCCGACCGCTGCTGGACCTGGCGCTGCTGCGCCGCCCGTCGTTCGCGGCGCTGCTGGTGGCGGCACTGCTGGCGCAGGCCGCGGCGTTCCCGTATCTCACCTTCGTGGGGCTGTGGGTGCAGAACGTCCTCGGCCTGAGCCCGGTGCGGGCCGGTCTCGCGGTGACGCCGATGGCGCTGATGTCCCTGCTGGTCGGTGCGCCGGGCGGCCGGGTGTTGCAGCGGATGGCGCCCCAACTGCCGCTCGGCATCGGCATGTTGCTGGTGGGCGCAGGGGTGCTGCTGGAGTACGCGCTGTTGGGCGGGGGCGCCGCCCAGCCGCCAACCGGGGGCGCCGACTGGACGGCGCTGCTCCCCGGGCTCGCGGTGAGCGGGCTGGGCATCGGGGCGGCGATGCCGGTCCTGGTCCCGTCGGCGCTCCGGGCGGTGCCCCCGCAGCGGGCAGGTATGGCGAGCGGCGCCATGAACACCTTCCAGCAGCTGGGCTACGCCCTGGGCATCGCCGTCCTCGGCACCGTCTTCGCCGACGCACTGCACGGCGTCCATCCTGGAGCGTCCCGCACGGCCATCGCCACCGCCCATGTCTCCGGGCTGACCGACATCCTGCTGATCTCCGGGACGGTGGCGACGGCGGCCGGGCTGCTGGTCCTGGCGGTCGTACGGCGTGGGGCGGACGGCGACGGGGCGGGTGACCGCCCGGCGGCAGGGGCCGCGAGCGCTCCGGCGGGGTCCGCTCCGGCGGGGGCGGGTGCGCCGGGCGGGGTGTAG
- a CDS encoding copper chaperone PCu(A)C — MNRRTPLAAALALATGLALAGCGADSAPKIEVSGAYMPEPVTEQMAGAYFTIKNNGDTADKLTSVTSNLAKNITIHKTVGTKMEQVNSLAIPANGTLQLGHGGNHLMLMGLKDKPTKDDVVTVRLHFAHAAPVRVSLQVKAADYQPKH, encoded by the coding sequence GTGAACCGCCGTACTCCCCTCGCCGCCGCTCTCGCCCTGGCGACCGGTCTCGCACTGGCGGGCTGCGGCGCGGACAGTGCCCCGAAGATCGAGGTCAGCGGCGCGTATATGCCGGAGCCGGTCACCGAGCAGATGGCCGGCGCCTACTTCACGATCAAGAACAACGGTGACACCGCCGACAAGCTCACCTCGGTCACCAGCAACCTGGCCAAGAACATCACGATCCACAAAACCGTCGGCACCAAGATGGAGCAGGTCAACTCCCTGGCCATCCCGGCCAACGGCACGCTCCAGCTCGGCCACGGCGGCAACCACCTGATGCTCATGGGGCTGAAGGACAAGCCGACCAAGGACGACGTCGTCACCGTCCGGCTGCACTTCGCCCACGCGGCACCGGTCCGGGTGTCGCTCCAGGTCAAGGCCGCCGACTACCAGCCGAAGCACTAG
- a CDS encoding FixH family protein: MVTTGLRPRRSAVLRLLVVALALAGTLLGGLGGAAPASAHAALTGSTPAPRSVADRAPEQVTLTFSEGVAMGDDSIRVLDPQGKRVDEKKLRNLSSDRVVKYGAGLPSGLRDGTYTVAWQAVSADSHPVSGAFTFSVGAPSKTTAPVPQQEAGGGLVGALYGVARYLAYAGFVLLAGGAAFVVACRPAAALVRSVQRLVVYGWALLTGTTVVMLLLRTPYTGSGDLADVFDLGGLQQVLITKPGAALVSRLLLLAAAALFVAVLFGAYARAYETGVAGEGDESGAAGAAGASGEGDEVGGSDDADERGASDAAAVQARRRKDLTFGLGFGGVIVATGLAATWAMAEHASTGLQPAVAMPVDVLHLLAVAAWLGGLAALVVSLYWGPPVERAAVRRFSRIAFGSVVVLVATGLYQSWRQVGTWRALTDTSYGQLLLLKVALVVVLVGIAWLSRRWTGRLAEVPETDVPETEASAAEVSAAELRATGKAETDGEKDAEEAAEKAAEKAAVGAAVTAATATTADPAPAPAPAPAPKTGSSPETTPDPARAAQLARQQAAVRTARTKRQRDADPERLGLRRSVLAEASVAVILLVVTTVLTATEPARTEAAVKATSGGQSAEAGRPQTLTVPFDTGGPDGKGTARIGLSPGRSGSANALKLRITDPSGKPMDVPEVKVSFTEKSKKLGPLSVTTRHTGKGQWRASGVQLPVPGKWRLSLVVRTSDIDQVTEIKNVKIGS; the protein is encoded by the coding sequence ATGGTCACCACCGGGCTACGGCCGCGACGGTCCGCCGTGCTGCGCCTGCTGGTCGTCGCGCTCGCGCTGGCCGGCACGCTGCTCGGCGGGCTCGGCGGCGCCGCACCGGCCTCGGCGCATGCCGCGCTGACCGGCAGCACCCCCGCACCGAGGTCGGTGGCGGACCGCGCCCCCGAGCAGGTGACGCTCACCTTCTCCGAGGGCGTCGCGATGGGCGACGACTCGATCCGGGTGCTGGACCCGCAGGGCAAACGGGTGGATGAGAAGAAGCTGCGGAATCTGAGCAGCGACCGCGTCGTCAAATACGGCGCGGGGCTGCCGTCCGGGCTGCGCGACGGCACCTACACCGTCGCCTGGCAGGCGGTCTCCGCCGACAGCCACCCGGTGTCCGGCGCCTTCACCTTCTCGGTCGGCGCGCCGTCCAAGACCACCGCCCCGGTTCCCCAACAGGAGGCCGGCGGCGGGCTGGTGGGCGCGCTCTACGGCGTCGCCCGCTACCTCGCCTACGCCGGGTTCGTGCTGCTGGCCGGCGGCGCCGCCTTTGTGGTGGCCTGCCGGCCCGCCGCGGCCCTCGTACGGTCCGTACAGCGGCTGGTGGTCTACGGCTGGGCGCTGCTGACCGGCACCACCGTGGTGATGCTGCTGCTGCGCACCCCGTACACCGGGTCCGGCGACCTCGCCGATGTCTTCGACCTCGGCGGCCTCCAGCAGGTGCTGATCACCAAGCCGGGCGCGGCGCTGGTCTCCCGGCTGCTGCTGCTCGCGGCGGCGGCGTTGTTCGTGGCGGTGTTGTTCGGGGCGTATGCGCGGGCGTACGAGACGGGTGTGGCGGGGGAGGGTGACGAGTCCGGCGCGGCTGGTGCGGCCGGTGCGTCAGGGGAGGGCGACGAGGTCGGTGGGTCGGATGACGCGGACGAGCGCGGTGCGTCGGATGCCGCCGCCGTGCAGGCCAGGCGGCGCAAGGACCTCACCTTTGGCCTCGGCTTCGGCGGGGTGATCGTCGCCACCGGGCTCGCCGCGACCTGGGCGATGGCCGAACACGCCTCGACCGGGCTGCAGCCCGCCGTGGCGATGCCGGTCGATGTGCTGCATCTGCTGGCGGTCGCCGCCTGGCTCGGCGGGCTGGCGGCGCTGGTCGTGTCCCTGTACTGGGGCCCGCCCGTTGAGCGGGCCGCCGTCCGCCGCTTCTCCCGGATCGCGTTCGGCTCCGTAGTGGTGCTGGTGGCCACCGGCCTCTACCAGTCCTGGCGGCAGGTCGGCACCTGGCGCGCGCTGACCGACACCAGCTACGGGCAACTGCTGCTGCTCAAGGTCGCGCTGGTCGTGGTGCTCGTCGGGATCGCCTGGCTGTCGCGGCGGTGGACGGGACGGCTGGCGGAGGTACCGGAGACGGACGTACCGGAGACAGAGGCATCGGCGGCGGAGGTATCGGCGGCGGAACTCCGGGCGACGGGGAAAGCCGAGACGGATGGGGAGAAGGACGCGGAGGAGGCGGCGGAGAAGGCGGCGGAGAAGGCGGCCGTCGGTGCTGCGGTCACCGCGGCCACCGCGACCACCGCGGACCCGGCCCCGGCCCCGGCCCCGGCCCCGGCCCCGAAGACCGGCTCCTCCCCGGAGACCACCCCCGACCCCGCCCGCGCCGCTCAACTCGCCCGGCAGCAGGCCGCGGTGCGTACCGCCCGGACGAAGCGGCAGCGGGACGCCGACCCGGAGCGGCTGGGGCTGCGCCGGTCCGTATTGGCCGAGGCATCGGTTGCGGTCATCCTGCTCGTGGTCACCACGGTGCTGACGGCCACCGAACCGGCGCGTACCGAGGCGGCGGTCAAGGCCACCTCGGGCGGGCAGTCCGCCGAGGCCGGCCGGCCGCAGACGCTGACCGTCCCGTTCGACACCGGCGGCCCGGACGGCAAGGGCACCGCCCGGATCGGTCTCTCCCCCGGGCGCAGCGGCAGCGCCAACGCCCTGAAGCTGCGGATCACCGACCCCTCGGGGAAGCCCATGGACGTCCCCGAGGTGAAGGTCTCCTTCACGGAGAAGTCCAAGAAGCTCGGGCCGCTGTCGGTCACCACCCGGCACACCGGGAAGGGCCAGTGGCGCGCGAGCGGGGTCCAGCTGCCGGTCCCCGGAAAGTGGCGGCTGTCACTGGTCGTCCGGACCTCCGATATCGACCAGGTGACCGAGATCAAGAACGTGAAGATCGGCTCATGA
- a CDS encoding Lrp/AsnC family transcriptional regulator, with the protein MKSDGKPEAADRGRGTGETGPGGSTGFDGLDHGLIHALQLDGRAPFSRIAAVLGVSDQTVARRYTRHRTHGALTDADRRLFDALALWLSVEPARLAAAGEAMAAHPEVGYACATTGPHNLFASVLCRNVGAVYRYLTTRVAALPGVRAMESAPRIRHIKGPGPVFPSPRPAPGRHR; encoded by the coding sequence GTGAAATCCGACGGGAAGCCCGAAGCGGCGGACCGGGGGAGGGGCACCGGCGAGACCGGCCCCGGCGGTTCCACCGGGTTCGACGGCCTCGACCACGGGCTCATTCATGCGCTGCAGCTCGACGGCCGGGCGCCGTTCAGCCGGATCGCCGCCGTGCTCGGGGTCTCCGACCAGACCGTCGCCCGGCGCTACACCCGGCACCGCACCCACGGCGCGCTCACCGACGCCGACCGCCGGCTCTTCGACGCCCTCGCCCTCTGGCTGTCCGTCGAGCCCGCCCGGCTCGCGGCCGCCGGGGAGGCGATGGCGGCACACCCGGAAGTCGGCTACGCCTGCGCCACCACGGGGCCGCACAACCTCTTCGCCTCGGTGCTCTGCCGGAACGTCGGCGCGGTCTACCGCTATCTGACGACCCGGGTGGCGGCGCTGCCCGGCGTACGGGCGATGGAGAGCGCGCCCCGCATCCGGCACATCAAGGGCCCGGGACCGGTGTTCCCCAGCCCCCGCCCCGCCCCCGGACGCCACCGGTGA
- the serS gene encoding serine--tRNA ligase: MIDLRLLREDPDRVRASQRARGEDVELVDALLSADERSRSSSVRFDELRAEQKSLGKLIPKAAGDEKAALLKKAGELSAAVKAADAAQDEAKEETQALLRKLGNLVHPDVPVGGEEDFRVLETHGTIRDFTTEGFEPKDHLEIGELLGAIDVERGAKVSGSRFYYLTGIGALLELALVNAAIAQATAAGFTPMLTPALVRPRAMEGTGFLGQAAENVYHLEKDDYYLVGTSEVPLAAYHMDEIVDAAKLPLRYAGFSPCFRREAGTYGKDTRGIFRVHQFDKVEMFSYVAPEDAQAEHQRLLDWEKQWLTGLELPFQVIDVATGDLGASASRKFDCEAWIPTQGKYRELTSASNCDEFQARRLSVRMRENVDGKQKVSPLATLNGTLCAVPRTIVAIFENHQQADGSVRVPEVLRPYLGGREILEPVAK; this comes from the coding sequence GTGATTGACCTTCGCCTGCTCCGTGAGGACCCCGACCGTGTGCGCGCGTCCCAGCGCGCCCGTGGAGAGGACGTCGAGCTCGTCGACGCGCTTCTCTCCGCCGACGAGCGGAGCAGGTCGTCCAGCGTCCGCTTCGACGAGCTGCGTGCCGAGCAGAAGTCGCTCGGCAAGCTCATCCCCAAGGCCGCCGGCGACGAGAAGGCCGCGCTGCTGAAGAAGGCCGGTGAGCTGTCCGCCGCCGTCAAGGCCGCCGACGCCGCACAGGACGAGGCCAAGGAAGAGACGCAAGCACTGCTGCGGAAGCTCGGCAACCTCGTCCACCCCGACGTCCCGGTGGGCGGCGAGGAGGACTTCCGGGTCCTCGAAACGCACGGCACGATCCGCGACTTCACCACCGAGGGCTTCGAGCCCAAGGACCACCTGGAGATCGGCGAGCTGCTCGGCGCGATCGACGTCGAGCGCGGCGCCAAGGTGTCCGGCTCCCGCTTCTACTACCTCACGGGCATCGGCGCGCTGCTGGAACTCGCGCTGGTCAACGCCGCCATCGCACAGGCCACCGCGGCCGGTTTCACGCCGATGCTGACCCCGGCCCTGGTGCGCCCGCGCGCCATGGAGGGCACCGGCTTCCTCGGCCAGGCCGCGGAGAACGTCTACCACCTGGAGAAGGACGACTACTACCTGGTCGGCACCTCCGAGGTCCCGCTCGCCGCCTACCACATGGACGAGATCGTCGACGCGGCCAAGCTGCCGCTGCGTTACGCCGGTTTCTCCCCGTGCTTCCGCCGCGAGGCCGGCACCTACGGCAAGGACACCCGCGGCATCTTCCGGGTCCACCAGTTCGACAAGGTCGAGATGTTCTCGTACGTCGCGCCGGAGGACGCCCAGGCCGAGCACCAGCGGCTGCTGGACTGGGAGAAGCAGTGGCTGACCGGTCTGGAGCTGCCCTTCCAGGTGATCGATGTCGCCACCGGTGACCTCGGCGCCTCCGCCTCCCGCAAGTTCGACTGCGAGGCGTGGATCCCCACCCAGGGCAAGTACCGCGAGCTCACCTCGGCCTCGAACTGCGACGAGTTCCAGGCCCGGCGCCTCTCGGTCCGGATGCGGGAGAACGTCGACGGCAAGCAGAAGGTCTCGCCGCTGGCGACGCTGAACGGCACGCTCTGCGCCGTACCGCGCACCATCGTGGCGATCTTCGAGAACCACCAGCAGGCGGACGGCTCCGTACGCGTCCCCGAGGTGCTCCGCCCCTACCTGGGCGGCCGGGAGATCCTGGAGCCCGTCGCCAAGTGA
- a CDS encoding rhomboid-like protein — protein MTPPPEPPRDGRRQFSDNPLTWAKDWVRSSPGTHIWLLVIGITSLVIAAASDGLGEFLIHRTSSNIHELNEHPLPSLLISGFWIERPSSFLLYVVMFELLHANVERWTGTTRWLLTVGGAHIAATLASQELVLLAIEGHRLPPSMTHVVDIGVSYGLAAAAGVLTYRLRPPWRYCYLAGVLIFFGIPLLTGATFTDFGHAIALIMGFAAWPLTPAAAAEPPPGDGDGPAEPAAAPPQERAEPPGRAEGQAAAPESPQAE, from the coding sequence GTGACGCCCCCGCCGGAGCCGCCGCGCGATGGCCGTCGGCAGTTCTCCGACAACCCCCTGACCTGGGCGAAGGACTGGGTACGCAGCAGTCCCGGCACCCATATCTGGCTGCTGGTCATCGGGATCACCAGCCTGGTCATCGCCGCCGCCTCCGACGGCCTGGGGGAGTTCCTGATCCACCGGACCAGCAGCAACATCCACGAGCTGAACGAGCATCCGCTGCCGTCGCTGTTGATCAGCGGCTTCTGGATCGAACGGCCCTCGTCGTTCCTGCTGTATGTGGTGATGTTCGAGCTGCTGCACGCCAATGTGGAGCGCTGGACGGGGACCACGCGCTGGCTGCTGACCGTCGGTGGCGCGCATATCGCCGCCACCCTGGCCAGCCAGGAGCTCGTCCTGCTGGCCATCGAGGGGCACCGGCTGCCGCCGTCGATGACCCATGTCGTGGACATCGGTGTCTCGTACGGGCTGGCGGCGGCCGCCGGGGTGCTGACGTACCGGCTGCGGCCGCCCTGGCGCTACTGCTATCTCGCCGGGGTGCTGATCTTCTTCGGCATTCCGCTGCTGACCGGGGCGACCTTCACCGACTTCGGCCATGCCATCGCGCTGATCATGGGTTTCGCGGCCTGGCCGCTGACCCCGGCGGCCGCCGCGGAGCCGCCGCCGGGAGACGGGGACGGCCCCGCCGAACCGGCCGCGGCACCACCGCAGGAGCGGGCGGAGCCGCCAGGGCGGGCGGAGGGCCAGGCGGCCGCCCCGGAAAGCCCTCAGGCGGAGTAG
- a CDS encoding SCO family protein, translating into MRRTTLLASALTAAAALSLTACGGDDDKPAATVSGGTTAKPIVTLDSPLAKPDLVLTDTHGAKYDLLEKTKGHPTLIYFGYTNCPDVCPLTMANIAVAVKQLPKAEQKDLRVVFVTSDPERDTPATLKKWLGGINKDFVGLTGKFDTIQGGARSVNIGIEKPVKKKNGDVVSTHGAQVLLTSPKDDKVHWMGMQDATSDNYTKALPKIVKGQNP; encoded by the coding sequence ATGCGTAGAACGACCCTGCTCGCGTCCGCCCTCACGGCGGCCGCGGCCCTCAGCCTGACCGCCTGCGGCGGGGACGACGACAAGCCCGCCGCCACGGTGTCCGGCGGCACCACCGCCAAGCCGATCGTCACGCTCGACAGCCCGCTGGCGAAGCCTGACCTGGTGCTGACCGACACCCACGGCGCCAAGTACGACCTGCTGGAGAAGACCAAGGGCCACCCGACGCTGATCTACTTCGGCTACACCAACTGCCCGGACGTCTGCCCGCTGACGATGGCCAACATCGCGGTCGCGGTGAAGCAGCTGCCCAAGGCCGAACAGAAGGATCTTCGGGTCGTCTTCGTCACCTCCGACCCGGAGCGCGACACCCCGGCCACCCTCAAGAAGTGGCTCGGCGGCATCAACAAGGACTTCGTCGGGCTGACCGGAAAGTTCGACACCATCCAGGGCGGCGCGCGCAGCGTGAACATCGGCATCGAGAAGCCGGTCAAGAAGAAGAACGGCGATGTCGTCTCCACCCATGGCGCGCAGGTGCTGCTGACCTCCCCCAAGGACGACAAGGTCCACTGGATGGGGATGCAGGACGCCACCTCCGACAACTACACCAAGGCACTTCCGAAGATCGTCAAGGGGCAGAACCCGTGA
- the efeB gene encoding iron uptake transporter deferrochelatase/peroxidase subunit: MSKQTSRKQSTGKQAPRTQPPGKQAARKETAPKQASDGRVPAPAPAPAPETAGSPTTELSRRRLLGTVGAAGAAGLVVGGAGGAFGASALRDEAPEALTSIGSTRVAFRAAGGGHQAGITTPLQATGHLVAFDLAPGTDRKAAAALLRRWSRTAEELMAGRAPDADTGVALDAGPSSLTVTFGFGHSFFGRTGLTKRRPAELDPLPDFSADALDPDRSNGDLWIQIGADDALVAFHALRALQKDAAGRARPRWQMNGFNRTPGATAHPMTARNLMGQIDGTNNPKPSDRDFDERIFVGREAEQAWMRGGSYAVVRRIRMLLDDWEKRSRHDQEKVIGRRKDNGAPLTGGSETTPMRLDENRPDGLPVIPANAHARIAAPESNQGAAMLRRPFSYHDGFREDGAPDAGLLFICWQADPLRAFTQIQRKLDRGDALSPFLRHEASGLFAVPPAAEPGDYVGRPLLEG, encoded by the coding sequence ATGAGCAAGCAGACCTCCCGTAAGCAGAGCACCGGCAAGCAGGCCCCCCGTACGCAGCCCCCCGGCAAGCAGGCGGCCCGTAAGGAGACCGCCCCTAAACAGGCGAGCGACGGCCGCGTCCCCGCACCGGCCCCCGCCCCCGCCCCGGAGACGGCCGGATCGCCCACCACGGAGCTCTCCCGCCGACGCCTGCTCGGCACCGTCGGCGCGGCGGGCGCGGCCGGGCTGGTCGTCGGCGGGGCCGGTGGCGCCTTCGGGGCCTCGGCGCTGCGGGACGAGGCCCCCGAGGCGCTGACCAGCATCGGCTCGACCCGGGTCGCGTTCCGGGCGGCGGGCGGCGGGCACCAGGCGGGGATCACCACCCCGTTGCAGGCCACCGGTCATCTCGTCGCCTTCGACCTGGCACCGGGCACCGACCGCAAGGCCGCCGCCGCGCTGCTGCGCCGCTGGTCGCGGACGGCCGAGGAGCTGATGGCCGGACGGGCCCCGGACGCCGACACCGGGGTCGCTCTCGACGCGGGCCCGTCCTCGCTGACCGTCACGTTCGGCTTCGGCCACAGCTTCTTCGGCCGTACGGGCCTGACGAAACGGCGCCCCGCGGAGCTCGACCCGCTGCCCGACTTCTCCGCCGACGCACTGGACCCGGACCGCAGCAACGGCGATCTGTGGATCCAGATCGGCGCCGATGACGCGCTGGTCGCCTTCCACGCGCTGCGCGCGCTCCAGAAGGACGCGGCCGGGCGGGCGCGGCCGCGCTGGCAGATGAACGGCTTCAACCGCACACCGGGCGCCACCGCGCACCCGATGACCGCCCGCAATCTCATGGGCCAGATCGACGGCACCAACAACCCGAAGCCGTCGGACCGGGACTTCGACGAGCGGATCTTCGTGGGGCGGGAGGCCGAGCAGGCGTGGATGCGCGGCGGCTCGTACGCCGTCGTGCGCCGGATCCGGATGCTGCTGGACGACTGGGAGAAGCGTTCCCGGCACGACCAGGAGAAGGTCATCGGGCGCCGCAAGGACAACGGGGCGCCGCTGACCGGCGGTTCCGAGACCACCCCGATGCGGCTGGACGAGAACCGCCCGGACGGGCTGCCGGTCATCCCGGCCAACGCGCACGCGCGGATCGCGGCGCCGGAGTCCAACCAGGGCGCGGCGATGCTGCGCCGCCCGTTCTCGTACCACGACGGGTTCCGGGAGGACGGCGCCCCGGACGCCGGGCTGCTGTTCATCTGCTGGCAGGCCGATCCGCTGCGCGCCTTCACCCAGATCCAGCGGAAACTGGACCGCGGGGACGCGCTGTCGCCGTTCCTGCGGCACGAGGCGAGCGGACTGTTCGCGGTGCCACCGGCCGCGGAGCCGGGCGACTACGTGGGCCGGCCGCTGCTGGAGGGGTAG